TCTCTCGGACTTTATTGATGGAGAAACAATATAGGTAAACTTAGCAGCCATAGCTAACGGGATATCATCATAATGATCAGTAAAGAAAAGATCTGGTTCCTCAGAAAATTGCTCCCGAACGAATTTAAGCTTCACTACATTTAATGTTTCGACAAATTCACCTGAGTGGCAAAAATGTGCACATATAGTGACATCAAAATCATTAACTTCCTGAGAGAAAGAGGACACATAAATATCCGGCGCTGCAGTTGCCAAGCACTTAGTCGAATTATCACCTAGAACGAGCAAATCCTTTCGGAGAGAATGGCGGGCCAACCATTTTCCGTACTTCTTACCGACATAGGGCCAAAACTTGGTGCGTTGCTGAATCGCTAATAAAGCCACCTTAAATCCAACGCGATCCATTCTCCCAATTTTCCTGCATATGGCGAATTTAATAATAGAGAATAAAAAATACCATCTAAGGAAAAAAATAGAGATGAAAAAAGACAGAACAACCCATACTTTAAAAGTGTTAAATGGCACAAGTGTACCATCAAGATCATATACGGATTTCAACCTTTTCTCCTAACATCACTAGCCCAGGGATAACGAATAAGATAGCCCTTATAAAGATAAAAATCTGGAATAAAAGCAGGCTCGTCAAATGTGACATTTAACGCAGCAGTTTTAACGACCGAATCCGATGAAAGATACGGTTGGAGAAAATTGATGCAATCAATAAACGTACCACCACTATCAACGGCATCATCAACAATTAGAATTCTCTTACCTTTTCGCAGGTGTTCCAAGTCGCCGGAGATATGCGCCACAGCTCCTACTGACAATATTCTTCCGGATTTTCTGAACTTACGTTCGTTGAATTTTATTTCCGCTATTCTCAATAAGTCATTTATCGGCCTTGGGAGGAAAGG
Above is a window of Serratia nematodiphila DZ0503SBS1 DNA encoding:
- a CDS encoding phosphoribosyltransferase, translating into MKVITAIGKDFDSLCDRLSKEIIKEFSPDVIIGVATGGRYVAEEIGKKINVPLVIIKRQRNSTKKKSKFRMASFLPFLPRPINDLLRIAEIKFNERKFRKSGRILSVGAVAHISGDLEHLRKGKRILIVDDAVDSGGTFIDCINFLQPYLSSDSVVKTAALNVTFDEPAFIPDFYLYKGYLIRYPWASDVRRKG
- a CDS encoding haloacid dehalogenase-like hydrolase, with the protein product MKSVYDLDGTLVPFNTFKVWVVLSFFISIFFLRWYFLFSIIKFAICRKIGRMDRVGFKVALLAIQQRTKFWPYVGKKYGKWLARHSLRKDLLVLGDNSTKCLATAAPDIYVSSFSQEVNDFDVTICAHFCHSGEFVETLNVVKLKFVREQFSEEPDLFFTDHYDDIPLAMAAKFTYIVSPSIKSERLFSDMLNAGRYTIV